GGCACAACATAACGTTGTGTCTTTTATATAAAGCTCTATATAAATCCTTTGTATTCTCTCATTACTAAGTGAGCATTTATTTGTTGAACAGTATCTATTGCAACTCCAACTACGATGATTATTCCTGTTCCTCCAAAGAATACTGGAAGTCCAAATGAAGTAAATATCGCATATGGAAGTATTGATATAACTGCTAAGAACACAGCACCGCCCCAAGTAATTCTTGTTACGACACCTTCTAAATACTCTACTGTTTCTGTTCCAGGTCTAATTCCTGGAATTGTTCCTCCACCTTGCTTCAAGTTATCTGCAACCTTTTCAGGGTCAAATACAATAGCTGTATAGAAGAATGAAAAGAATATGATTACTATAGCATACAATATCATATACACTGGGTGATTTTGATTAAATATCATTGACAATGTAGTTTTAATAGTATACTCAGATGGGATTACATTTACTAAAGCTGATGGTATCATCATTACAACTGATGCAAAGATAACAGGCATTACTCCAGCACTGTTTAGTTTCAATGGAATATATGAGTTTTGACCCATACCTCCTCTTCCACTAAATCCCTTTCCTACGTAATGGATAGGTATTTTTCTTTCTCCTAATTGGAAAATTACTATCCCTGTTACAACTAAAATTCCAGCTAATCCAATCAATAATAATACTGGAATAAGGAATTTACTTCCTCTCATACTTTGAATAGTCTGAACTATATTTGAAGGTCCTCCAGATATAACGTTCAAGAAAATAAGTAGAGATACTCCGTTCCCAATTCCCTTGATTGATATTTGCTCTCCTATCCACATCAAGAACACAGTTCCTGCTGTTAGGGTAACAATTGTAGTCAAGAAGAATAATGTTCCTGGAGAAGTTACTAATCCAACAGATTGTAACCATAAGCATACTCCAAATGATTGTACCACCGCTACTGCGATTGTTACATATCTAGTCCATTGAGTGATCTTGTTACGTCCTGATTCTCCCTCTTTTTGAATCTCTTCAATCTTAGGGACAATTACAGCCAATAAGCTAAATACAATCGATGAGTTAATGTAAGGAACTATCCCAAGAGCAAATATAGATACCCTTTTGAAAGCTCCTCCAGAAAACATGTTTATATAACCCAAAATATCACTTTGTGCAGTCATAGTCGCTAGTCTATCTACATCAACCCCTGGAGCAGGAATATAAGTTCCCACTCTAGCAACTAGAAACATTAACAAGGTGAAGACGATTCTCTCCCTTAGCTCAGGAATCTTCATAATGCTACTCAATTTCATATTAAATTTTTCCATCAAAGTCAAAACAACTTCACCTCGCTTTTATGAATAGCAAGTTAAGACTATTTGTTTTCAGTTGATGCGTTAACAAAAGTATTAACTTCAATTATTTCTACTGATCCACCTTTAGCTTCGATAGCTGCTTTAGCAGAAGCAGAAACTTTGTGAGCTTTAACTGTTACTTTTTTCTCTAAAGTTCCGTTTCCTAAAACTTTGATTCCATCTTTTAAGTCTCTAACGATTCCGTTTTCAACTAAGATTTCTGGAGTAACTTCTGCTCCATCTTCAAATTTATTTAACATAGCTAATGTAACTATAGCATATTCTCTTTTGAATAATGCGTTAGAGAAACCTCTTTTTGGAACTCTTCTATAGATAGGCATTTGTCCACCTTCGAAGTAAGGTTTAACTCCTTTTCCTGATCTAGATTTTTGACCATTTGCACCTTTTCCGCAAGTTCTTCCTAGACCTGAAGATTCTCCTCTTCCAACTCTTTTTCTAGCTTTTCTTTGTACAGAAGGCATTAATTCGTTTAATTTCATTATGCTTGCACCTCCTCTACATTAAGTAAGTAAGAAACTTGAGCTAGTTTTCCTTTTAACTCAGGAGTTTCTACTAACTCTACTACATCATTCATCTTCTTAAGCCCTAGCGACTTTACAGTTGCTATGTGGTTAGGCTTTCTTCCGATTATGCTTTTTACAAGCTCTATTCTAAGCTTTACCATTAAAATTCCCTCCTAGCTTAAGATATCTTTAACTTCTTTACCTCTAGCAGCTGCAATTTGTTCAGCAGTTCTTAGAGATTTTAAAGCTTCTATTGTAGCTCTAGCAACATTGTGTTTGTTTCTAGATCCTTTTATTTTAGTTAAAATGTCACGTACACCAACAAGTTCTAATATTTCTCTTGTTGCTGATCCAGCGATAACTCCAGTTCCTTCATAAGCTGGTGCCATCCATAAAGTAGTTCCACCCCATTTACATTCAGTTTCGTGTGGGATAGTTCCTCCTTTTATAGAAATATCTACTATATTTTTCTTAGCAGAAGCAAGGGCTTTTCTTATAGCATCAGGAACACCATTAGCTTTTCCTAATCCTAAACCAACCTTTCCTTCTCCATCTCCAACAGCTGCTAAAACTGAGAAAGATATTGTTCTTCCTCCTTTAGTTGTCTTAGAAACTCTTGAAATTTTAAGTAATTTTTCTTGATATTGTTTTTCTTCTCTATTTGCTAACTTAGACAAGTGAAATCCTCCTCTCTAATAGAATTAGAAGCTTAGTCCTGCTTCTCTAGCTGCTTCAGCAAGAGCGGCTATTCTTCCCATGTATTTGTATCCTGATCTATCGAATACAACATTTTTTATTCCTTTAGCTGCTGCTCTTTCTCCTAAAGCTTTACCTACAGCTTTAGCAGCATCTAAATTTCCACCATTTGCAATACTTGCTTTTAACGCTTTGTCAATAGTTGATGCTGATACTAGAGTTACTCCATTTACATCATCTATTAATTGAGCAAAGATATTGTTGTTTGATCTATATACAGAAAGTCTTGGTCTATCAGCTGTACCAGAAATCTTGTTTCTGATTGATAAGTGCTTTCTTGTTCTTACAGCTTGTCTATCTACCTTCTTAAACAACTGTCTTACCTCCTTTTAGTTAAGCTTAAGCTTTTTTACCTTCTTTTCTTCTAACGTGTTCGTCAGAATACTTAACTCCTTTTCCTTTATAAGGTTCTGGAGCTCTCTTAGCTCTGATATTTGCAGCAACTTGTCCAACTAGTTCTTTTTCAGCTCCATCAATGTGGATTGTTGTATTCTTTTCAACTGTGAATGTGATTCCAGGAATCTCATCGATTACAATTGGGTGAGAATATCCTAAAGATAACTCTAGTCCTTTTCCTTTAGCTGCAGCTCTGTATCCAACTCCTACCAAGTTTAAAGTTTTTCTGAATCCTTCAGAAACTCCAACAACCATATTGTGTAATAATGATCTTGTAGTTCCGTGTAGGGCTCTTACTTCTGGTAAGTCATTTGGTCTTTCTATAACTATTTCAGTTACAGATTTGTGGTGATCTTCACCTTTAACTTCTTTTATTTGTAACATTGAATTAAATTCTTTTGTTAGAGTACCCTTTGGTCCTTTTACAGTAACAACGTTTCCGTTTATAGTTACTTCAACCCCAGAAGGTACTACTATAGGTTTTTTACCTATTCTTGACATTTACCAACACCTCCTAAGTTTTTATTACCAAACAAATGCAAGAATCTCTCCACCTACGTTTTCTCTTCTAGCTACTTTGTCAGTAACAATTCCTTTAGAAGTAGATACTATGGCAATTCCTAATCCTGATAGAACTCTTGGCATATCTTCTACTGAAGAATATACTCTTCTTCCAGGTTTAGAAATTCTTTTGATTCCTTTGATAACTCTATCTTTACCGTCATATTTTAAGTAAACTCTTATATTCTTTTTGTTCCCGTCAGTTACAACCTTATAATTTGCAATATATCCTTCTTCTTTAAGAATTTCTGCGATTTTTTCCTTTAAAGTTGAATGAGGTACATCTACTTTTTCATGCATTACTGCATTTGCATTTCTGATTCTTGTTAACATATCAGCAATTGGATCTGTTAAATACATCTACGAAAATCCTCCTTCCTACTGTTCCTAAAATATTACCAAGATGATTTTTTTACACCTGGTATAACTCCAGCTCCTGCTAGCTGTCTGAATTTTACTCTTGAAATTCCAAATTCTCTCATGAATCCTCTTGGTCTTCCGTCTAACTGACATCTATTTCTCATTCTAACTGCAGAAGAGTCTTTTGGAAGTTTGTTTAATTCATACATAGCTTCCATATCTCCTTCAGCTACTCTTTTCTTTAGTTCAGCTCTTTTTTCAGCATATTTCTCGCTTAAAGCAGCTCTTCTAGCATCTCTAGCGATCATTGATTTTTTTGCCATCTATTCTTTACTCCCTCCTCACTATTACTTTTTGAAAGGCATTCCGAAAGCCTTAAGTAAAGCTCTTCCTTCTTCGTCATTTCTTGCAGAAGAAACCATAGTGATAGACATTCCTAAAAGTTTTTCAACTTTATCGAATTCGATTTCTGGGAATACTAGTTGATCTCTTAATCCTAAAGAGTAGTTTCCTCTTCCATCAAATGCATTAGCTGAAACTCCTTCAAAGTCTCTTACTCTTGGAAGAACCACATTAACTAATCTATCTAGAAAATCGTACATTCTTTCTTTTCTTAAAGTTACTTTTGCACCGATTGGCATTCCTTCTCTTAATTTGAATCCAGCTTCAGATTTTTTTGCTTTTCTTACTATTGGTTTTTGTCCAGTAATTGTTGTTAAGTCAGCTAAAGCTGCTTCCATAAGTTTAGAGTTTTCTGTAGCTTCTCCAACTCCCATGTTAACAATTATCTTTTCTAGTTTTGGACATTCCATGATGTTTGATAGTCCTAATTCTTTCATTAAAGCAGGTGCTACAACATCGTTATATAATTTATGATATCTAGAAACGTATTTAGACACTTACGTTTTCCTCCCTTCTTATAGAACTTCTCCTGATACTTTTGAGTATCTTACTTTCTTACCATCTACCATTTTGAATCCAATTCTTGTTGGTTTTCCAGCTTTCTCATCAAATAACATTACTTTAGATGAGAATATAGGAGCTGGTTTAGTAACAACTCCACCTTGTGGGTTTATTGGAGTTGGCTTTATATGTTTAGTTACTACATTTATTCCTTCAACTACAACTTTTCCTTTATTAGGGAAAACTTTAACTACTTTACCTGTTTTTCCTTTATCTTTACCAGAAATTACATAAACCATATCTCCAGCTTTTACATGTAAAGATTTTGGTATAAATTTAATTTTAGGTTTAGCCACGTTATTAGCCTCCTCTCTTGATTATCTTAATTATTAGATTACTTCTGGAGCTAGAGATAAAATCTTAAGGAAGTTTTTAGCTCTTAACTCTCTTGCAACTGGCCCAAATATTCTTGTTGCTTTTGGCTCATTATTTGCGTTGATTATAACTCCTGCGTTATCATCAAATTTTATGTATGATCCGTCTGCTCTTCTTAATTCTTTTTTAGTTCTTACTATTACAGCCTTAACTATGTCACCTTTTTTAACGTTTCCACCAGGGATAGCTTCTTTAACTGATGCTACTACGATGTCTCCGATTTTTCCAAATCTTTTTCTAGATCCACCTAGTACTCTTATTACCATTAATTTTTTAGCACCTGAGTTATCAGCGACGTTAAGGATAGTTTGTTGTTGTACCATTAAATTATCCTCCTCTCACAATAATTGGAATTATCTAGCTTTTTCAACAATCTCTACTAGTCTCCATCTTTTATCTTTTGATAATGGTCTAGTTTCCATAATTATAACTCTATCTCCAGTTTTAGCTACATTGTTTTCATCATGAGCTTTAAACTTAGTAGTGCTTTTTACTCTCTTCTTATAGATTGGGTGTAAAGCCATTGTTTCAAATGCAACAACGATAGTTTTATCCATTTTGTCTGAAACAACTATTCCTTCTCTAACTTTTCTTTCGTTTCTCAAGACATTAACCTCCTCTTCCTAAGAATCAATATATATGAACGAGATTATCTTTCATTTAAAATTGTATTTATTCTTGCAATTTCTCTTCTAACTTCTCTAATTTTAGCAGTGTTAGTAAGTTGACCTAATGAAAGTTGGAACTTTAAGTTGAATAATTCTTCTTTTAGTTCTTTACACTTAACAACTAAGTCTTCAGTTGACATTTCTCTTATTTGTTTAGCTCTCATTAGTTTTCACCACCATTCTCTTTCTTAACAATCTTACATCTAACAGGAAGTTTCATAGCTGCTTTTCTTAAAGCTACATTTGCTACTTCTTCACTTACACCAGAAACTTCAAACATGATTCTTCCTGGTTTAACTACTGCTACCCAACCTTCAACGTTTCCTTTACCTTTACCCATTCTCACTCCAGCAGGTCTTGCTGTAATAGGTTTATGAGGGAATATTCTTATAATAACTTTTCCTTCTCTTTTGAAAGTTCTGTTGATAGCAACTCTGCATGCTTCTATTTGTCTATTTGATATCCAGTGTGGCTCTAAAGCTTGTAGTCCGTATTCTCCGAATGCTACTGTGTTCCCTTTATGAGCTGCACCTTTCATTCTACCTCTAAACATTTTTCTATGTTTTGTTCTTTTTGGCATTAACATGACTACGCTTCTCCTCCTTCCTTCTTAGTTGGAAGAACTTCACCATGGAAAATCCATACTTTAATTCCAAGAGCTCCATAAGTTGTATGAGCTGTTGCAACTGCATAATCAATGTCAGCTCTTAATGTATGTAAAGGAACTTTTCCTTCAACTGCCCATTCAGCTCTTGCTATTTCTGCTCCATTTAGTCTTCCTGAAACCATTATTTTGATTCCTTTTGCTCCAGCTCTCATAGCTCTCATTATAGCTTGATTCATAGCTCTTTTGTAAGCTACTCTCTTTTCGATTGCTGTAGCGATGCTTTCTGCTACTAGAACAGCATCTTTATTAAATTCTTTTACTTCTTGTACTTTAACAGTAACTTTTTTACCTGTCATTTTCTCAAGATTTGCTCTTAAGTTATCTATTTCAGCACCTTTTCTTCCGATGATTATTCCTGCTTTAGCAGTGTATACAAGGATTACTACATTTGAAGGAGAAGTTCTTTCGATCTTAACCTTTGCTATTCCAGCATGGTAGTAGTTTTTCTTGATATACTCTCTGATTTTTACATCTTCATGGAAGTACTTAGCGTATTCCTTTTTATCTGCATACCAGTTAGAATCCCAAGTTCTTGTAATTCCAAGTCTTAGTCCTCTAGGATCTACTTTTTGTCCCACAGTCTTACCTCCTTCAACTACTCTTCAGAAACCCCAACAACAATGTGGGCTGTTGGCTTTCTGATTATATCTGCTCTTCCCATAGCTCTAGGCATTATTCTTTTAAGAGCTGGTCCATCATTTATCATAATTGTTGAAACTACTAACTTATCTTCGTTCATTTTGAAGTTGTTAGTTGCATTA
The window above is part of the Fusobacterium sp. DD2 genome. Proteins encoded here:
- the rpmC gene encoding 50S ribosomal protein L29; translated protein: MRAKQIREMSTEDLVVKCKELKEELFNLKFQLSLGQLTNTAKIREVRREIARINTILNER
- the rpsN gene encoding 30S ribosomal protein S14, producing MAKKSMIARDARRAALSEKYAEKRAELKKRVAEGDMEAMYELNKLPKDSSAVRMRNRCQLDGRPRGFMREFGISRVKFRQLAGAGVIPGVKKSSW
- the rpsC gene encoding 30S ribosomal protein S3, whose protein sequence is MGQKVDPRGLRLGITRTWDSNWYADKKEYAKYFHEDVKIREYIKKNYYHAGIAKVKIERTSPSNVVILVYTAKAGIIIGRKGAEIDNLRANLEKMTGKKVTVKVQEVKEFNKDAVLVAESIATAIEKRVAYKRAMNQAIMRAMRAGAKGIKIMVSGRLNGAEIARAEWAVEGKVPLHTLRADIDYAVATAHTTYGALGIKVWIFHGEVLPTKKEGGEA
- the rplV gene encoding 50S ribosomal protein L22, which encodes MEARAITRFVRMSPRKARLVADLVRGKSALEALDILEYTDKKAARLIKKTLASAIANATNNFKMNEDKLVVSTIMINDGPALKRIMPRAMGRADIIRKPTAHIVVGVSEE
- the rpsH gene encoding 30S ribosomal protein S8 translates to MYLTDPIADMLTRIRNANAVMHEKVDVPHSTLKEKIAEILKEEGYIANYKVVTDGNKKNIRVYLKYDGKDRVIKGIKRISKPGRRVYSSVEDMPRVLSGLGIAIVSTSKGIVTDKVARRENVGGEILAFVW
- the rpsQ gene encoding 30S ribosomal protein S17, coding for MRNERKVREGIVVSDKMDKTIVVAFETMALHPIYKKRVKSTTKFKAHDENNVAKTGDRVIIMETRPLSKDKRWRLVEIVEKAR
- the secY gene encoding preprotein translocase subunit SecY; the encoded protein is MTLMEKFNMKLSSIMKIPELRERIVFTLLMFLVARVGTYIPAPGVDVDRLATMTAQSDILGYINMFSGGAFKRVSIFALGIVPYINSSIVFSLLAVIVPKIEEIQKEGESGRNKITQWTRYVTIAVAVVQSFGVCLWLQSVGLVTSPGTLFFLTTIVTLTAGTVFLMWIGEQISIKGIGNGVSLLIFLNVISGGPSNIVQTIQSMRGSKFLIPVLLLIGLAGILVVTGIVIFQLGERKIPIHYVGKGFSGRGGMGQNSYIPLKLNSAGVMPVIFASVVMMIPSALVNVIPSEYTIKTTLSMIFNQNHPVYMILYAIVIIFFSFFYTAIVFDPEKVADNLKQGGGTIPGIRPGTETVEYLEGVVTRITWGGAVFLAVISILPYAIFTSFGLPVFFGGTGIIIVVGVAIDTVQQINAHLVMREYKGFI
- the rplO gene encoding 50S ribosomal protein L15; protein product: MKLNELMPSVQRKARKRVGRGESSGLGRTCGKGANGQKSRSGKGVKPYFEGGQMPIYRRVPKRGFSNALFKREYAIVTLAMLNKFEDGAEVTPEILVENGIVRDLKDGIKVLGNGTLEKKVTVKAHKVSASAKAAIEAKGGSVEIIEVNTFVNASTENK
- the rpsE gene encoding 30S ribosomal protein S5, which encodes MSKLANREEKQYQEKLLKISRVSKTTKGGRTISFSVLAAVGDGEGKVGLGLGKANGVPDAIRKALASAKKNIVDISIKGGTIPHETECKWGGTTLWMAPAYEGTGVIAGSATREILELVGVRDILTKIKGSRNKHNVARATIEALKSLRTAEQIAAARGKEVKDILS
- the rplX gene encoding 50S ribosomal protein L24, which translates into the protein MAKPKIKFIPKSLHVKAGDMVYVISGKDKGKTGKVVKVFPNKGKVVVEGINVVTKHIKPTPINPQGGVVTKPAPIFSSKVMLFDEKAGKPTRIGFKMVDGKKVRYSKVSGEVL
- the rplF gene encoding 50S ribosomal protein L6 — its product is MSRIGKKPIVVPSGVEVTINGNVVTVKGPKGTLTKEFNSMLQIKEVKGEDHHKSVTEIVIERPNDLPEVRALHGTTRSLLHNMVVGVSEGFRKTLNLVGVGYRAAAKGKGLELSLGYSHPIVIDEIPGITFTVEKNTTIHIDGAEKELVGQVAANIRAKRAPEPYKGKGVKYSDEHVRRKEGKKA
- the rplN gene encoding 50S ribosomal protein L14, translated to MVQQQTILNVADNSGAKKLMVIRVLGGSRKRFGKIGDIVVASVKEAIPGGNVKKGDIVKAVIVRTKKELRRADGSYIKFDDNAGVIINANNEPKATRIFGPVARELRAKNFLKILSLAPEVI
- the rpmD gene encoding 50S ribosomal protein L30, which codes for MVKLRIELVKSIIGRKPNHIATVKSLGLKKMNDVVELVETPELKGKLAQVSYLLNVEEVQA
- the rplR gene encoding 50S ribosomal protein L18 — translated: MFKKVDRQAVRTRKHLSIRNKISGTADRPRLSVYRSNNNIFAQLIDDVNGVTLVSASTIDKALKASIANGGNLDAAKAVGKALGERAAAKGIKNVVFDRSGYKYMGRIAALAEAAREAGLSF
- the rplP gene encoding 50S ribosomal protein L16, with amino-acid sequence MLMPKRTKHRKMFRGRMKGAAHKGNTVAFGEYGLQALEPHWISNRQIEACRVAINRTFKREGKVIIRIFPHKPITARPAGVRMGKGKGNVEGWVAVVKPGRIMFEVSGVSEEVANVALRKAAMKLPVRCKIVKKENGGEN
- the rplE gene encoding 50S ribosomal protein L5, whose amino-acid sequence is MSKYVSRYHKLYNDVVAPALMKELGLSNIMECPKLEKIIVNMGVGEATENSKLMEAALADLTTITGQKPIVRKAKKSEAGFKLREGMPIGAKVTLRKERMYDFLDRLVNVVLPRVRDFEGVSANAFDGRGNYSLGLRDQLVFPEIEFDKVEKLLGMSITMVSSARNDEEGRALLKAFGMPFKK